The Phalacrocorax aristotelis chromosome 2, bGulAri2.1, whole genome shotgun sequence region gggaagaagattttcctaacatccaacctaaacatcccctggcacatcttcctgccattcccttgggtcctgtcatcggtcaccagagagaagagatcagcacctgcccctcctcccccccttgtgcggaagctgtagaccacaaTGAATGTCCcttcagcctccccttctccaggctgaacaaaacaagtgactttagccactcctcgtactgtttctcctctaaacccttcaccaacatCGCGGCCCCCGCCCCAGACACTCTCTaatagctttatatccttaatcCCAAACCCGCacacagcactcggggtgaggccgcaccagcgcagagcagagcaggacaatccccttccttgaccggctgcaatgcagggcttgatgcaccgCAGGATgcggttggccctcttggctgccagggcacactgttggctcatgttcaacttgctgttgaccagaacccccaggtccctctctgcagagctgctctccagcctcccatCCCCCAGTCCGTGTGTATATCCAATGTTGACATGCCCGTGGTGCAAAATCctgcacttgcccttgttaagtTTAacatggttggtgattgcccagctctaTAATTTGGttagatctctctgcagggcctctctgacCTCAAGAGGACTTTCTTAGCCGTGGAAAGCACTGATTCAACATGTGGTGCTGGCAGCCACATAAACAAAGATTTGACCAAGATTCAGGTTGCTTTGGGAGGGGaatgaaattcctttttttgaaaGATTGTTGTTGTCATGGTTATGGGACTCGCTGCACTTCTAGTCTTTTCCCCAACCCTCTGGGTACTTCCCCTTTGCTGATGCCAGAATTTCCATGAATCTTTTCCTTCCTAGACCAGGCCTTGGACTTAATAGTCTGTCACAGAGTCTCTTAGCTTGCAGGTCTGACTGGACATGCCTGCACTCAGATTCTCCCTTTCTCAAGCATGTCAGCAAGTGCCTATCTCTCAGTCTGGTCCTCCAAACGGGCATTctcattactttttaaagtaatgcCATggccttttaatttttccttttgcaggcAAAACGAGATGGACAAAATCAGCTTTGATTATTTTGCTTCCTCCACCCTGGACAAGCAGAGAAGCCAACAGGCCTGACATTGTCCCTTTGCAGCCCTTCAGTGTTTGCTCAGAGGTGGCTTAGCTCAAGCCAGTCTTTTCTCTtggcttttccttcctgctgtgtTGAATACAGTGGTTTAGCAGAAAGAGTAAATATCCCAAACAGTAGCTTAGACCTGTACATTACTAAAGAGCAGCCTGACACTGTCTGATCCATTAAGGATGTGGCTGTTTGGGCCAGGCTTTCCAAGGTTATAGTACAGTTCTTGAACAGCATGATTTAGACGAGGGATCCATTTGATTTCCTAACAGCATTTCAAACAGCTACTGCTGCCACCTAATCAGTGTAGCTGATGTTATTGATGGTTACACAGAATATAACTTTCATAACCATCACTTCAGTGATCTGACTCCAatctctgaaattaaaaatattttaaataatacttaGCACGAGTATCCAAAGATGGGTGTGTTGCCTATTTGCATGATAACAGAACAGACAGGATAGTTACGCTGTCAGAGCATGTTATCCTACGAAAATGTTATCAGAGTtcctttgctgtattttcaaagtCAAATAGGATCCCAACAGGCTGAAGCTGTGTCTTCAAACAGTCTGCATCCCGTCCTTGAACGgcaactgaaaaatatctttgccTGCTGCCTCTCGGAAAGCATGAGAAATCATCTCCCTGTTCTGGCATTTGCAAAAGCTGGTACCAGGcgccattgctgctgctgctgttagtgAGTCCTGGCAGGGACGGTGGCCTTCCCCAGGACTCAAATGCTCGCATATGCATGAAGACCCATAAAGGGACATTTGTTATGTGTTCCTCATGAGGCAAACACAAATCAGGAGAAAATTATGCCTAAGTCATGTAGAGAACCACAAATGGGAAAAtatgaagagagagaaggacAAAGAAATTTATGGCATTTTCGAGTGATACCTTTCTTTAATAGATTCAGGATCTCAGCCAGCTTCTACAGAAATCAATTGAAAAAAACACCTGCTAGCTCCTGTGAGCCAAAGATAAAGCTTGTATGATGGACTTCACTTAGCAGTTGTCCAAAATGCTGCAATTCAGGCTCCCGAGTTATGGCTGGATGGTTTGCTCACGTATCTGCTTCCCTAGGCTGAGGCTTCAGCCTGTAAAACCCACACAGCTCCACGGGCACAGATTGACTCCCTCCCCTGCAGTCCCCTACAAGCACCTGCCACCCACCTACCCTGTGGGCTCCGAGTagcacagcagccctgtgtCACCGCACTCCAATTTTGCCACCTTTTCCGCATCTCTGCAATCCCAGCGGCAGGGATTCCTTTAAAGTACCAGGGGAAGGAAGGGCTGGAAACTTGttttcatctctgctgctggttCTAGCTTGGCAAGGATGCTTCCAGCTTTAATAAACCAGGTGATCAAAGCCTTTGTGTAAATCCTGCCATCAGAAGACAGGTTGTACTGCTGTACTGACAGCACACCAGAGCCCTCTGCAGGtcccccaaatccttcttttCTCAGCTGTAAGCTCTTGACACCCAGATCTTCTCCCTCCAGCCCAACATGGGAGGGCAACTGATGTCggagagagagaaatttttccaaacagtcattttcttttcctgtcagcCAGAGATTTAATATACATGTCAGTGATCTGGGGCCATTTTTTTTAGCCttcaaaattataattattttctttccagtcttctGAAAGATGCGTGTCAGAGGCACGAGTGTGCAGCCACTGCAGCTGCCTGATAAGATCTTTACGATTCATTTGCACAACCATGccttttgcaaaggaaaaaagaaaagtgttaaCGAGTTGACAAGCACACTCTTCCTTGCAGCAAGCAGCGCTGCCAGCCGCAATGTTactgcagggaggagagagcagGGTGGTGGCAGAAGACCTTGGGAAAAAACGCTTTGTTCAGTCCGGTTACAAAGACTCCTGCTTACTTAACGTACCACATCCTAGCTGGCCGAGCAAGGCAAAGGATTCAGTAGAAACTCCACTTGGTAACGATGCAGGGCAGCGTGTTGCTATCGGGGTTTCAAGGATGGGTCCTTGGGGTGGAAAGAATGTTTAATCGAGGAGGATCAAAGCAAAAAGGAGCGTTCGCTAAGCACGTGGCTTCTGTCTCACTGCGGTTCCAGATTCTGACCTGACAGCTGCAAATGAGGGCTCGACAGTGGTTTTACCCTCTCACACTGCCATTTGCAACCAGATCCGCAAACTACGCAAATTTGCCCGATCTCAGTTCAGTccgaacacacacacacacacacacacgaaaaAAATCCTGCTTAGGAAATAAAGGACCAAGACCAGATTTCAAGAATAACTCAGACAAGCTcgtgaatattttctttcatgccTTGCTCTTTTGCATTTACTGAATTTGTTCCACATGAATGTAGAAACAGCTGCATCAGCACCAGCGCTGAGGCTGAAACCTTATTAATATTTATGCCTGGAGAGCAGAGCACACAGGAATCAAAATGCCTTCCCATCATTAGTTAGGCGACCCCAGCATCCGTACAGCATCTTGCCACGTTTGGGGGCCAGGCAAGCAGATTTATTAGAGAGCAGATCAATTTCTCATCAGCACTCTCACCCGATCACAGGAAAACTGCCCATTGCCTCCTACCTGCTCTTTGCTTCTCATCGTTCAATAATTTCCTAATTAGGGAAACCGTTTTTCATCTCTCCTTTGCACTTATGTGGTTTATATTCTCACCTGTTAAATATGGTTGGAGACATTATTAGATGCTTGAATTCTTATTGTTTGCTTGTATGAGGGTATACCCGTAAGCCTCAGTATGAATGAGATGAAACAAGAAATAACGCCGTGATGGATCCAGCATGTGCTAGTGGGGACTGAGTTCACGATACATAGCGCTACACAGGTGAAGGGCATCGTGTGGTGCCAGTGTGACCCTCACACCCTCCTTTGGGACTTTTTACTGCTGTAATTTGTGCTGACAAGGTGCCGCAGTGAGGCTGGGGGGGTTCCCTTCTGAGACCGCTCAGCAGCGTTCTGGCCGACAGCTTTTGTTTTGCGAGAGCAATCCTTAGCCTGCCTAATAATGAGTAACTGGTTAGCAGGTAGCTGCTCTcagcaaaactgaaacattCACATATTTTTAACTAATTGATGGAAACAGTGGCTTGTAGCagcagtaaaagagaaaaatataatccCACAATCTGGTTGAAGCCAGTTGCGGGGAGGATGTGTAGCAGCCCcaggtggctgcagcagcagcccccagcttCACCCCTGCCGAGGCCAGGGACGCCCTGAGATGGGCAGCATCggcaggggctgtggggcagcagccccagccccaggaccTTCTGGCGAGCGTGGCAGCACCAGCTGAGTGCACCTGCTCCTCTGGGGCACTGCTAGGGTAGGCCTGGGGGCTGCAGGTACAGCATGGCCATGGCCCAGGGCCTCACCTGCTGGGGCTGGTCAGGTGAGCAGAGCCcacccagcagccaggctggtgTGGGGCCACTGCTGATGGCATGGCCACCCCTCACTGCCCAGTCCTGGGGCCACCCTGGTTTTGTCTCATCGGTCACACGCTGCCATCCATCCTGGGTACTGTGGCCTGAAGACAGCTTGGCTTTCATGAGCTCTGGGGTTTAACCATTGCACCGACAGGCAGAGACAGCCCCTGGtgtgctggctgggcagggagaggtgggTTGGCCTTTGCTGCTCCCATGAACACGTTCTCAGAGTTGACATGCTGCAGttttctgctgcctccctgttttcttcctttaggaTCTCACAGCTTTCCATACTGGTGTTGATTTTCCTGTCCTTGAGCTGCTGCTGATCGTGTTCCTATAATCCTGTCTCTGCCTGcatttgtacatttttcttACCAGGTGTGGTGCTGCGCTGCTGACTTTTCCATAGCTTAGCAATTTTCTTGAGAGCCTGGGCAGAGGCTGTGCAGCTGGGCCATGTTACAGATGGGACTTTTGGCAGGGGCAAGGCTACCTAGGGTCACAGTTAGCACAGAGTCATGCCTGCTACCAGCCTTGTCTGCTTCTTGTCCTTTCCCACCAGCTGGCTCAGGTTGGTCTGGCTGCTGGTATAGCCTTCAAGAAACCCATGTGCCAAAACCAGGAAGGTGTGTAGAAATGGAAACCCCAACaaaaaattttgtttgcatAGATACAAAATATTCCCTCTGCGTGGGCACCACCACCACGTTCCCCCAAAATGTACCCAAGGTCCTCCTGGCCTGCCCCTCCCTGGCCCTCCTCTGAGTTACGATAATGCATGCTGAGGAGCAATATGTTGGTTTGCTCTAAATGATATAATGAGCCACCCTAGATGCAGGTCATCTACTGTCCAGCCTGCTCTGTGGGGTAGGACCTCAACTTGCAAGAGTCCGaacttctttctcatttttacataCCACAGCACCCCGCCCCTCAAGATATGGAAAGCTTAGATGCCATTCTTGGGGGTCTGGGTGCACCTTCAGGGTCTTTAAGTCCTTCACGTCTTTCTGAGAGTAGCCACAGGCAAGGACATGAAATGGGATGCTGAGCATTGGGATGGGCATGCGTTGTGAAAGGAAGAGCAATTTTCTCTTTAGGAAAAACCTCCTAATGACCAAAAACTGCTGCAGTACAACGCACAAATGCACATATTTCTTATTATAAAGTAAAATGACTGGATCCTTCCTTCAGGCTTTTGTTAGCTGGCTTTGCAACCTTCTGCATCCTGCAAGGGAGTCGGGACTTTTGTCGGTGACCACTTCAGTAGCTTAAGGCCGAGGCTCTGACAGTGTTCACACCCAACCTTGTAACTGGGAGGATGGGACCCATGAAAGCAAGGGGGGAGAGGATACATTGGATAAAAGCAGGTGGATGCTTTGAGCTTCATTACACAAACTCTTGACTGAGGTCGTGCTATTCCTAGTCTTGTACGATGGGTGAGGATGGCTGCGGAATAACCCGGTGAGCCAGCATTTCACCCGCCCTGCCGCCGTGTCTGCCCTCCCGTAGTTGCGCTGCTTTTATAAACACCCTGGGAAATCAGCCGGACGAGTGAAAACGTTgcaggctcttttttttttttttttttttttttttgttcctttcctttttgtgcAGCTCGTTTCTGCCGGGAgggagcgggagcggggggGGCGGTTGCCGGGGAGACCGGGGATGCAGGAATCCAgccggggccggccccggggctggggcaggggctgcgctgacagacagacagacacatcGATGTGAGGCAAATacagagaggggagagaggagcaCCGGCAGCTAACAGCTGAACAGTTTGTTTCCCAGCAAGTAATTTGCAATAAGCCACGCTGAACCTTTGGGAAACCCTCTCTTTCAAAGGCTTACCTTCGAGTTAAGCAGGACCTTTTCTGAAGCCTCCTGCAGTGATCTGAATGGCTGCTGTTCGCCTCTAAAGGGTCTGGTCCAGGGGCTGCCGAAAAGCTAGACATGGATTTCCTCCCTCATCTCCCAGTAATGCAGCTGGTTTTTTTAGAAATCAACATTTCacgttgggttttttttccttcttcttcttccagtCTCAACAAGTTCTATACAGAAGATAAACTTGAAcctccccgcccccccttcAAAACCATGAATTAATTTAAGATAAAGCAGTTGGGGTGGGTTCCTTTCCTCTGGTGTTAATAATCTGTTTTCCTTGAGTTGGATTTTAAAATGGCTTCCTTTGAAGCTTCAGGCTCTTAGGAATGAGCTTAACGTAGGTATGGAGGATGTGTAATATCAGCTGCTCCCTTTCCTGTCGAAATGTCAATAATTCCTCTAGTAAATAACTGATATGCACTGTACGATGTGCAGAATACTTGGAAATCATAGCAGCGAGCACTCCTGGTACCTGTCTTTCACGGTAACCGAATTTTGCTGTGGCAGTGTTTTCAGGAGCACAGCCACCGCGGCCATGGGAAAGGCTGGCATGACTTTGAATTGTTACCTGAAGCGGTCAGTGGTCCACCGGAGCTGCTAATctgcaagttatttttaaacaagtaatTATAGTTGTGGATGTTGATTATGCAGTTAAcatgccacaggaaaaaaaaaaaagttcgcTCGGAATCAGAGCTACACATTGTTTGCGAAGCGTAGTCAACCAAATAATTAAATTCCTCCTGGCTTAGACCagtaaaaacagattttacGGGGAGTGCAAGTGATcggatttatttttctcaaaatcaCTGCAGAAGAGACAAACCTGAGAGTGTGTTTGCCGACATCCCCTTTTGGAGGTGGGGTGCCTTCTCCCCGTAAGGCGGACAAAAGGAAGGTGTGGATGCTTCGGCATATCTATCAGGCGAAACAGGGTCGTTCTGCAGATTGCCTTGGAGGAACGTAAAACCAGATCTAGAGCGATCCATAGGCAGGGTTATCGATCTGCATAAACGAGGTTGGAAAGATGAGGGCGATCGGCACATGGATAGAACAAAGGAAAGAGTACATCGAAGAAATATGCGCCGGAAACGGTGATGAACTTTTTAGCTGTACCTCTAGAACAGCCGCAACCTTAAAACAGCGGGTGGCTAAAACCGGGTTTACTGGGGTGCCGCCTGGCGCGGGCTGCGGGGAGCCTGCCCGCCTTGCCGGGGCTCGGGGCAGTCTCCGGGggcgccgcccccccccctccccggcgcCGCACACGCTCCTAGAAACCGGGGTGCGAAGCAGGCGCCACCCGTGGGGACCCCGACCAGACCAAAGGGCCCCGGGCGCGGCGCGGGCTGTGCCGCCCCTCCGTGCCCTGCCTCCCGCcgacctcctcctcctcctccggcgGCGCGGGCATGTGCCCTGCCCGTCGGCCCTTGTAATGACTGCCGCGCCGCCCCGGGCTGCCGGAAAATAAACCGGGAAAAGCATCTCTGCGGCGCACATGCTCAGCCTTCCCTTGTCGTGTGTCGTCCCCCCACCTTTTCAGCTCCTCGCCTTTCTTCGTCCCTCACCGTGTGTAAATCCGCAACGAAGCGACAAAGTGCCGCGCGTTTGGAAGACCCGGTTACTGCAGAGCTCGGGGgtaacaccccacccccccgcgaAGCCCCCGGCGCCGGTGCAGCAGCACCCGCCGTCCCTTTTGTCTGGCTGAGGGTCGCTGGTGGCCGCAGCCGGCCGGGGGACAGCGCGGGGCCCGTCGCTTTTCCTACAGAGCGGCTCCGGCTCAGCTGCGGGAAGTAAATCCGAGCGTTTTaggcggagaaagaaaagctgagctCGGTACCGGGGGAGCGGCCGGCAGGGACGCTCGGGGACGgcagggcgggcgggcgggcgaggGGTTACACAGCACAGCCCGTCCTGGGGGTGAGAACCCACCCGCGTCCTGCCGGGGGTGGATGAACTGCGACAGGGCGCGGGTCTTCTGACAGCGGGCGTGGGGTGGCAGGGCGGCGGTGAACACCGGCGCTTGGTGCTGCCGGGGGGTGCGGGGTCTCCCCCCGGCGCCGTGTGAACGGAGGCACCGgcggggggatggggggggagtgggggcgGTAGCAGCTGCCGGGCtcgcccccctcccctttcccccgCCGCGGCAACGCCCGCTGCTGCGGCAGAGAAAGCTGCTCGTCTCGGGGAACAAAaggctgcggcggcggcgggagggcggggggaCGGCGGCCGCCAGCATCGCGGCGGCGGGGACGGTTTGCAcacgggggaggggggggcaaCAAAGCCCCGGGGCGGATCCCCGGCCGGAAGAAGGGCCCCCGGGACCCGATTCACTGGCCCAGGGCAGCCGCCCCATCGCCGCGCTCCGCGCCTTTGTCCCCGCTGTCAGCGGCGAaacggggcggcggcggcggcaccggtGCGCGGCGGCCGCTCCCGGCGAGCCCCGCCCCcgagccccgccccgccccccgctgcgGGAGACAATGCcgcagccccgccccgcccccgcccgcccatTGGCTCCGCGCCGTTCCCGCATGACGTCACCGGCagggcggggcgcggcgcccGATTTAAGGGGCGGCTCCGGGCGCGGCCGCCGCAGCGGCGAgtgcgggagcgggagcgggaggcggcggcggcagcagcagcggcggcggcggcggcggcggcggcggcggggcggcggggcagcggcggAGATCGGCACCATGCGTGAGATCGTGCACATCCAGGCCGGGCAGTGCGGCAACCAGATCGGCGCCAAGGTACGGGGGGCGCCCTGGCCCTCTGCCTGCGACTCAGGGGCGGTGCCCGCTCAGAGCACCGGGCTGCGGGTGTCCCGCGGCTCCCACTGCTGGCAGGGTCCGCTTTCCCGCCGGGGAGCACCACCAGGTTCGCCCCGCCGCGGGAGAGTCGGTGCGGGGCGGCTGCCGGCGGGGGAACGTGGGGGGCTTCTCTGGCGTGGGCGGGGTGCGCCGTGGGGGGGTGGGCAGACTTGCCGTCCACTCGCTCCCCGCGGGCTGCAGGGGTCCCGGGCGGCGGGAGGGAAGGGGCGCCGAGCCGGTGCCACACCCCTCACGGcggtgggggtggtggtgagggGCGCGGTGGCGGCCGTGTCTGGCGGGGGCCGCCCCCACGCGCGGCGAATCCTTGCGCGCCACGTCGCAGGGCTTTGGCCAGGGGGCGCGGGCGGGGCGTGGCGGCGCTGACCGACCCCCCTTTCGTATCCCCCACCCCGGTCCCCGCAGTTCTGGGAGGTTATCAGTGATGAGCACGGCATCGACCCCACTGGCAGCTACCACGGAGACAGCgacctgcagctggagaggatCAATGTCTACTACAATGAAGCCACCGGTAACGCACCTCTGTAACGAGCTTCCCTGCCCGGTGctgcccggggggggggggggggcgggcaggaTGTCCCCGGAGCATACCGCTGTGGGGGCGGTGCCCCAGCCCTCCTTGCAGCAGGTGTCATCCTGGCACAGCTGTAACAGCTGCTTTGTATTCCCATCTCCACCTACCTCACTCCGAATTCCCTCATCCTCTGCATACTGGGCAGTGAAAAGCGGGGAGGTGGAAGGGAGTGCAGCAGGGCTCCTGCGGCACTGGCTGCCGGGCTGTAACGCTGGTGCTGGTTCCTCCCGCAGGTAACAAGTATGTCCCCCGCGCCATCCTGGTGGACCTGGAGCCCGGCACGATGGACTCTGTGCGCTCCGGCCCCTTTGGCCAGATCTTCCGGCCTGACAACTTTGTCTTTGGTGAGTGAGCGTGGGCTGGAGGCGTCCCGGAGCAGGAAAGGCTCAGAGTGAGTGACCCGGGGTCACTGGGTCACTGGACATCCCAACAGGGCAGTGGGGATGGAAGTGAGGGGTGAAGCCTGTGGGGCAGGAGAAGCGGGATCATCTCCATTCCTCCCCGGGGCAGTAACGTGGCACCTTACTTCTGGTCTGCCCTGTAGGTCAGAGCGGGGCTGGCAACAACTGGGCCAAGGGGCACTACACGGAAGGTGCGGAGCTGGTAGACTCGGTCCTGGATGTGGTGAGGAAGGAGTCGGAGAGCTGTGACTGCCTCCAGGGCTTCCAGTTGACCCATTCGTTGGGCGGCGGCACGGGCTCTGGGATGGGCACCCTGCTCATCAGCAAGATCCGGGAGGAGTACCCCGACCGCATCATGAACACCTTCAGCGTCATGCCCTCCCCCAAGGTGTCGGACACGGTGGTGGAGCCCTACAACGCCACCCTCTCTGTGCACCAGCTGGTGGAGAACACGGACGAGACCTACTGCATTGACAACGAGGCCCTGTATGACATTTGCTTCCGCACCCTGAAGCTGACCACTCCCACGTACGGAGACCTCAACCACCTGGTGTCGGCCACCATGAGCGGCGTGACCACCTGCCTTCGCTTCCCCGGCCAGCTGAACGCCGACCTGCGCAAGCTGGCGGTCAACATGGTGCCTTTCCCCCGGCTGCACTTCTTCATGCCGGGCTTCGCCCCTCTCACCAGCCGCGGCAGCCAGCAGTACCGAGCCCTGACGGTGCCCGAGCTGACGCAGCAGATGTTTGACTCCAAGAACATGATGGCCGCCTGCGACCCCCGCCACGGTCGCTACCTGACGGTGGCCGCCATCTTCCGGGGCCGCATGTCCATGAAGGAGGTGGACGAGCAGATGCTCAACGTGCAGAACAAGAACAGCAGCTACTTTGTGGAGTGGATTCCCAACAACGTGAAGACGGCCGTCTGCGACATCCCCCCGCGCGGCCTCAAGATGTCCGCCACCTTCATTGGCAACAGCACAGCTATTCAGGAGCTCTTCAAGAGGATCTCAGAGCAGTTCACGGCCATGTTCCGGCGCAAGGCGTTCTTGCACTGGTACACCGGCGAGGGCATGGATGAAATGGAGTTCACGGAGGCTGAGAGCAACATGAATGACCTGGTCTCTGAATACCAGCAATACCAGGATGCCACTGCTGATGAGCAGGGGGAAtttgaagaggaaggagaggaggatgaGGCATAAAGTTGAAATGGGTAGGAGTTAAGTATAGTCTGAGCAGGCAAGTGTTCATTGAGCGGAGGAATCTGTGCAGTTGTGCTGaagcatgcatttttttaatttggtgcTCTCCACTGTTGCTTCTGTCAGCAGTTTTGTATCCTTGACTGTCCAATGTAACAGTAGTTGCAAAAATACTTCAAAGTCTTCTGTTGAAATGGTTAACTTCTCAAACATAAAGGCTTTTTGTGTCCTAAACTGTCTCCTCTGACTTATTTCTGTCTAGATCAAGAAAATAACTCTTGTGTAATTTTCTGTAGCTTTACTTCTCAGTTTAATTCTTAACATCAATGAAAGttaaaatcaataaaacaaGATATCTGAGGCCATGAATCTGGCAGCTTGAGTGAACTTTGCAGTTGCTCAGCTTAAAATGGTAGCTAATTTATGGAAACTGGTGGTTCACTGTTAGACACTCTTGTGTGTAGCA contains the following coding sequences:
- the LOC142053057 gene encoding tubulin beta-2 chain: MREIVHIQAGQCGNQIGAKFWEVISDEHGIDPTGSYHGDSDLQLERINVYYNEATGNKYVPRAILVDLEPGTMDSVRSGPFGQIFRPDNFVFGQSGAGNNWAKGHYTEGAELVDSVLDVVRKESESCDCLQGFQLTHSLGGGTGSGMGTLLISKIREEYPDRIMNTFSVMPSPKVSDTVVEPYNATLSVHQLVENTDETYCIDNEALYDICFRTLKLTTPTYGDLNHLVSATMSGVTTCLRFPGQLNADLRKLAVNMVPFPRLHFFMPGFAPLTSRGSQQYRALTVPELTQQMFDSKNMMAACDPRHGRYLTVAAIFRGRMSMKEVDEQMLNVQNKNSSYFVEWIPNNVKTAVCDIPPRGLKMSATFIGNSTAIQELFKRISEQFTAMFRRKAFLHWYTGEGMDEMEFTEAESNMNDLVSEYQQYQDATADEQGEFEEEGEEDEA